The DNA window GTGGATTGAGCCAAAGAGCAATACTGCAGACCGATTGGACATTTATGGTACAGTTATCCGACCATAAAAATTCTTAATTTCTTACCAACAATGATTATAAATGGTAGTGAAATTTTGATGAAGTAACAAAAGCAGTTAGAATATGTTTCTCAGAACAGTAATACAAATGGTAACTGGCACAGGTCAGATAAATGTCCAAATGCACTGCTCAAATGTAGCTGAAGCTGTTGCGGTAGTGGAGCATTTctataaaaggaaaagagagggggggggggggggtaaagACACTACTAAGTGCAAAATTAGTTGCCTATCTTTCCAGGCAAAATCAACTGCCCACACAGTTTTCGTCCCTGAATCAGTTACATGACTAATCCAAACCTGCCATATCTGAAAATAAAGGGTGTACATAACTGCATAGATGTCAGAGCTCCTGTTCATAAGTTCACTATTGTTAATGGAGTTCCATTAGTAAGATACATTTTGTTGAAACTTGAAAATCGTCCTGCAAGCCTTTCAAAACATGAAATCAGCTAGAATATTGATACATAGCGTAACATGGATAAAATCCAGAAACAAAGAGTAAATTTGATCTATTAGGTTCCAGAACAAGCAAACTAGAAAATCAAGATTGCTTGAATTTTCAGTAAGGCATGTACAACATTTCCATAGGCTGCAGTATAGAAAGAACAAAATAGCATATACATTGCCAAATGTATTGAACGGATCCCAAGTCTACCTGCTTCTAGCCTCTAGTAAGGTGAATGTGTATTGACATGTTGACATTTTCTTCTCCTACGTATAGCTATTTGTAAAGCATAGGGTACTGACTGGTAGAAtcaatcaaaataattaacaatatcTTTTATGAACAAGAATAGCTGATTTTCTCCAGACAAATCTTCCAATCTTTCAAACAATATTCCATCCATTCTAGCTTGCACCCCATTTAGGGAAGTGATATCCTGGAGCACTCCCTTCACTGCCCGGTCAACTCCAAGCAATGAACCACCAATTCCTGACAAGATCTCAGGTAAAGTTGGCGTGGGCTTTGAGACCTCAACTAGCCGGACCTGTGTTGTTCAGCACAAAATAAGCATCTTGAAGGTGAACTATCTATTATGTATTTCCACTTGAAGTCATCTCACAAATATTTGCAAGTTTGAACCATTCACTGAAAGGTAAAAACTCTAAACTAGCAAAGCAGGGCCTATTATGAATCCAAAATGCAACAACTGAATGAAACATGCAAAACACTGTTTGTAGATAGGGAACTGCCCTTGGTTACTCCCTACTTTAAACTAATATAGGTCTAGTATTTGCCCTAAAAAAAGTTCGTTTCACTCCCTCAAACTATTTCATTGGATCACCTGATCCCCTAAACTATTCTGTGGTTAATTTTACCCTGCAAACTATTGAAAATGGTTGACATTACTCCctaataacattttttgtttctgttatATAAGTTGTATTTTAAGCTGCAATTTTGTAGAGATATAGATGACACCGTTATcaaaaagttagaaaatattttcgaTCTTTTTCATGAATGTTCGCTTGAACTTCAAAATTATGATGTTTTAAACTACTCTTAGGTGCTTTTAACCTATGTACAGTgaaaaaattctagaaaattGCTGCCGAGACCTATGTTGTAATACATCTTGTATCATCCTACCAGATTTCAATGCAAAATATGACTTATATCCAAGAAGAGAAATGCTGTTAGGGAGTAAAGTAATTCATTTTCAATAGTTTGGAGTGTAAAATGAGCGTAAAAAGAATTTTGGGAGTTAAATGCCCCAGCGAAATAGTTCGAAGGAGTAAAATGGACTTATTTCTAATAAAGCAGCCATCAGTTACTTCATCATAATGTAAAGCATTGAAAAGGCAATAGCTCAAACCCCATCATAGAATAAAATGTAACTCTGTTATCAATTAACCCTCTAATAAAGCCTAAATGCACATTCATGACACATATATGCATCCATGAGAGTTCATTCATCTCATTGTCTATAGCAACTCTAACCTTCCTGTCATGGGGTATATTAGCTTTCTGTTTTGCAATAGCAACAGCTTGTGAGAATCCACCCAGTGAATCAACCAATCCTCTTGAAGCTGCATCTTGGCCGCTCCACACCCGTCCTTGTGCAACATTCTCCATCTGATCAACCTGGTGGTGCAAGAATTCATCACAAACTCGAAGAGATAAGAGATGCTCAAAATCTAAGGTCAATCCTTACACTCATTGAGCGTGACATGGCTGCTTTATCTCGAAACAATGCATAAGCATTTTGTGCTGACTTTTCAAAAAGTTCTGCCTCATCTggtctgtaaaaaaaatctcatactCTTAAATAAACATGTGAAGCATAAAACTGACtggtaataaaataatattccaGCTTAACTGATACTCTTATGTGGTGGGAAATAGACATGCAAATGCTGAACATAACtcattttctccaaaaacttAGGTAAAATAATAACagcatttaaaattattatctaAAACTTGCAACTGACAGTTAAAATCTCTTCTCACACCTAAACAACCATGGACAGAAGAAAAGTCATCGCTTTTAGTACTTCCCAGAAAACAGTGCATACACTGTCATGGGTTTACCAATCAATTCTAAGAAAAAAGATCCCTTAGCCTATCAAATATCTCAGTGTTATATTAAAGACAAAACTGACTAACTAAATTATAGAGGTCCATATTTACAGATTGATTTTCATTAAAACATaacaaaactaaacaaaattgATAAGAAGCAATTTGCTGCTTAGTTTATGATGAATTTTACATGATAAAACCAGTTCCGGTCTGTCAAaagaattatagaaataatacCTTAAAGGGCGTTGATCAGCAGCATTAAGCTCTGCATATCTACCCTTAGATAGAATTTCCTTATTGAAGTCAATCCGCTCATATAGCTTTTGCAGGATGAACTTCCCTGTTCCAAGTACACAATACACAAATTGGAATTACCCCATCCAGTCACAAAAATATGCCATTTTGGACATCGGTACAGTCTCCAACATACAActttaacaattaatttctatcacagtatatttgtaaaaccCAATACAGTGAGAATACTATGCGAGTACTTTCTGAGATAAATCTACACATAAGATTTTAATGCATTCAATAAAAACTTTTCAAAACAATTTGATGTTCAAAGTTTTAGAGGTTTGACTTGAAAGATGTACAAAATGACATGTTTCCATGACCAGGGGAGTAGCATGCACTGGCAGCTCAATTCACTGTCTCAATGCCAAAACAGAGTATAGTGGATCCAAGTTATCCGTTAAGACCATTACAACAGGGCCAACATAGCAGTCAACGTTTAATAAATTGTTACTCTAGTACAACCACAAaaataggaaataaaaaagatcacCTGTAACAACTCCAATTGATCCTGTTAGTGTCAGTTTTTCAGCAACAATAACCGGTGCAGCCATTGCCATATAGTACCCACCACTTGCAGCAACATCAGACATTGAAGCAACCACAGGCTTGGAGTcagctagaagtcgaatttCCCTCCACATCCTAGTTCAAATAAGAACAGTCAACACATAACAAAACTATGCTGTAATGAATCGATGAACCAGAGGTATAACTTACAGATCAGAAGCAAGAGCATCACCGCCAGGGCTGTCTATACGAAGGATAACAGCTTTATACTTTTCTGACTCTGGCAAAGATAAGGAACCATTTGTTACAAAAAGCAAATAAAACTAATGTTTACCAAACAGGTGAACTAACAGAAGTTTGCACTGTATGcacaagtaaaataagttttagcaGGTGCTTCTATGGTCCATAATCTGTGCAAGCACATGAGGGATATTCCATTGCATCTaagaaatattaataaaacaggTAAGTGAATCCAGTTTAAAGGATGTTCAGATTTATCGTATTCCTATACAAAGATTCAGCATCTTCCTTTTtagttatttcttttattttacagtTAGTTTGGTCTGATAATTCATCAGCACAAGCAAGTTTTGAGGGATGGCACCACAAGATTAGGAATATGTTTGGTTTGCTCAAAGCTTGACAAATCCTATTGCCCAGCATTGTTGGACTCAGCCTGTGCCACACTTGTGGCTCTGCCCCAGAGCTTAACCAAAGCCTTACCAGAGTGTACAGTTCTACACCGTACCTCCAAGAAAGTGTTCAGTccagcaaaaaaaagagaaagtgTTCAGTCTACCAGACACCAGGCATCCCCAACTCCATCAGTGCAGACAATGGGGCTCACGTATGCCCCCACATCAAACCTTTGCAAGCAAGGTTGTGCTGCCCTTACTCAACTAGACAACTACCACACGTGGCCTGCATTAGGTCCTCACATTTGCACTAGTCATGGCAACACTGGGCACCTAGAACTGGGGTAAGTAGCCTCATTTGACGGAACAGATAGGTTGGACTCAGTAGCATGGTTCTATTGCAGCTTCACAACCACTGGTAAAAACTGAGAGGTCATCAAGAGAATGATGTGGACCCATGGGAAGTAATGTGAGACTGAGCAGATTTTAAATATACGAATAAAATCTGTTAGAAGCTGTCTTCTTGGAGGCAAACTCATTTTATGCCTAATAGATGTGATGGACCATGCAAGGAAGATATGCCATTACCAGCTGAATCTTTTATGTtattgaagaaaataaaagagaactTTTTGATGAATACTATCTGTCTTTCAATTTATTTCTATATGAAGATTTAGTTTTGTTGGcaagaaaaattataatggaAAGGAAGATTGAGCTGGAGCGCTTATAACAAGAATGGTAAATCAGATCTCTGAGCTCAAGATCGAAGCAGTAGCCTAGGCAGCCCCATGCATGGCGTGATCCCATCCAATCACTATCATCAGATGTTGATTAACCACCCATTCTCTGCAGCAACCAACCTCCCTCTACTTCTCCGGTGTGACCccccaaaaaagaaacaaaatcttgtcatttcaaaaaaaaaacaagaatggTGAATCTTGCTGCTGGACATCGTGACTTAGTGGTTTTAGCTGTAGGACACCACACAAATCGATCTTTGGGGAAACACACTTTCAAGCCATGGATATTAGCTGCTGGACATCGTCCccattattttaatattttcggGCTAatgaggggagagagaagacaAAAGAGCACATCAAAGGTTAAGAATGCCCCTTCCCTTTTCCATTTAGGCCAACTGGGTCTGTTGACCATGAATATTGACTTTTGCAATGTCCTATGGCTAAAACCACGAAGTCATGATGTTCAACAAAATTTTCCAAGAATTATAATTCCTCTGTTTCTTAGCACATTACTACTCCGCAAAAGTGGAGCTAAACAGAGAACCAGAAAGGTGACTGGAAATATTGAACCACTCCACAAAAGTGTTTTCCTTTTGAACCCATGCTCTGTCTAAGTGAGCATGAAGCATCTGAATGTTCTGTTTACAAAtgaactttattttaaaaagtaagtTGCAGGTGCAAATAATGCATCACTCCCTTCGCTCCAGAATAAGTTTGGGACAGAGGAAGTATTAGAAAATTTGAGTAACATTTAATTGGTTTACATTTGAAGATAGTTTAATCTATAGTCAACAGAGATAAGATTTGCATATGAGAAAGTACAAACTGATTACtgatataatattaaaattaccTCTAACAGTACGTATCTTCTCGATCAACTGCTCAGCAATAATGCCTGAACTAGGAACACTCAATGGGCTGCGAGTACGTGTTATGCTTCCAGATGCTCTGATCACTGCGATTTGTTCACCCCCTCCTTGTAACCCAAGAGTCCATTTACTTACACGTGAATATTTACTggcaaaaagaaacaaagctatattaataaatgtaACAGCAGATGTTTGACTTACTAGAATTACCAAGCAGCAGCAATTAATAACATAGAACTTGACAGTACAAGAAAAGAATATGGCAACATTCGATATGTAATGTTATGGCTTATAAAAGCAGGGCTCATTGAgcctttttctaaaaaaaaacattcgaTATGTAACAGGACCAAATTTCTGGATCTTACAGGCAGATCCAGTTTGCCAGAAAGGACCTTTGTTCAATGCTATTTTGCTACAATGTGTATGATAGTGTTTAGTTTTAAGGTTAAAACACCTATATTTggaaaatggagaaaataataaaggaCTGGAAAATCTTGAAAACTGGTTGGCTTCCTTGAAGTTTAATCCAAATTACCTATTACCTGTAATCAACCATACGCAGgcttttcttgtctttttgTCCTATTCTTTCCTTCAACATTGTCATGACCTACAGAATAAGATAATGccaaaaaagaacacaataaTAGCCACTTAAAAAAGGGAAATAAACATTTCACTATGTGAATTCAGATGGATAAttagaaatgaaaaatttttaaatcatgttcTCAGTTTGTCAATTCATATGTCCTGAACATTGACATATGTGCacaataaaaacttaaaaaagaagGCCGAGTTTAGCAATTTACTATATGCAGCTTCAAGAGAGCAATGAATTAACCACAAAAGGTACAGTTTCAATTTAGATCATTCACCCCCATAAAAGAACTTGGAGTGAAATAGTGAGTACTTGAACAAATAAAATGCTTAAAATGATTCCAGCGGACAAAGGGAAGTAATGTAGTGCAATAGTCCTTATccaagttttgaatttttgtaCACACATTTTATAGATGACTTTTGGAGAGTGTTTGGAAAGTTTGGGTTCTTTTTAACCCTTAAGAATTTGTACTAGATCCCAAAAGGTTGCATCTGAGGTAACTGAGCCTTGACCCTTCTCATCCAAACTGTATGTTAAGGTTGAACACTTGTCTAAAAAGAACAATAATCATCATTTCTCTTCAGCTACATGTAACCATTTTTGTATCCATGAAGCACATATACTCAGGTACTTTGTTGCATGCTTAGCACTGAAACTTGAAATTTGAAGCATCACTTTGATTTCCCGGTTTGAGTTACTTATTACCATGGATGTGGGCAAAAGATGTAGTTGTATGCTTGTAGCTACACCTATATCAAATGAGTTGTTTATGTTAATTTACTCGAGGCCTTAGCAAAACGTTAAAATGAATCTGTACCTCATCATCATAAAGTAAATCTGTTATCCAACCTTCTTCCTTAAGTCTGGCAACCTGATAGACTCCAGAATTAATAAATTCCTcaatttcttcctttttctttcctataGAAGAAAAACATATCTAATGATGATTTATCCTTTAAAAACATGAAATTGATCTATTCTGAATTACCGTGTTTGGAAGATATTGTATCCAGCCAGTTTCCATAAATATTGTCAAGCAGTGTGGCTAGCATCTCCCTAACCTCATTTGACATGCTTTTCCGTGCAAGTTGGTCACCAGCACTTTTGTAGCGACCAATTCGTTGAATTTCTGGTTCTATTCCGACTTTCTCCAAAACACCTTGCCAATTGAGTAGGAAGCATTAGACATCCAGAAAGGAACTTAACTGCATCCAGTTAGCttaatttcatggaaaaacaaTGCAACTGTATGATCGAGCTTACTAATATTGGTTCGGGGGAGAAGTAAAACCATAAAAAGTGCATTGAACATTAAAGTATAATGGAGGACAGTTGTTGTGTAAAAGAGCACAAGAAAACTTATAAGGAAGTTCATTAGGTGCAAACAATTAGTGGGGCAGCTATCTAGTTTAGTTACACCAGAACAGCACTAGAAATCAGAAACTGGCTTTCTACTGCTAACAAGTGAAACATAAAATAGTACATGCAATTACCTCTGAGAAATGTTTGCTGAACAGTTAGACCAAACAAAGCAACATAAGCACTTGGTGGTGCATACAGCTCACCGCATGCACAAGCAAGGTAGTACTCTTTCTCCCCACACACAGGCATATAACCAACAACAAATTTACCTACAAAGCCATGCAACAATGTCTTATCCTCTGACAGGTAAGAACAGAAACAAGATACTAGATTCAACATAGTATATGGTTTTACCAGACTTCTTAAAATCGACAATGTGTCTTCTGATTTCGTCCACCTTCCCCCACCCACATCTCAGTGGCTCTATGTGCAGATAGATCCCCGATATTCGTGGGTCGTACGCAGCCTTAACAAAATTCTCGCAGACTTGTGGCAATGACAGCCCAGAAGAGAAGCGTGTCTTCAACTGATCGGATATCT is part of the Oryza brachyantha chromosome 2, ObraRS2, whole genome shotgun sequence genome and encodes:
- the LOC102716660 gene encoding serine protease SPPA, chloroplastic encodes the protein MARLLVLRSAPYHRSHLSATATFLLSPSNHPYSASFPSTARRRFLPPPLRIPARAIESSPGPTKQEPTTAADEAQEPPPPAAPAFEMEELGWGTQLAVKLRMLVAPPWKRVRKGSVLNMKLRGEISDQLKTRFSSGLSLPQVCENFVKAAYDPRISGIYLHIEPLRCGWGKVDEIRRHIVDFKKSGKFVVGYMPVCGEKEYYLACACGELYAPPSAYVALFGLTVQQTFLRGVLEKVGIEPEIQRIGRYKSAGDQLARKSMSNEVREMLATLLDNIYGNWLDTISSKHGKKKEEIEEFINSGVYQVARLKEEGWITDLLYDDEVMTMLKERIGQKDKKSLRMVDYSKYSRVSKWTLGLQGGGEQIAVIRASGSITRTRSPLSVPSSGIIAEQLIEKIRTVRESEKYKAVILRIDSPGGDALASDLMWREIRLLADSKPVVASMSDVAASGGYYMAMAAPVIVAEKLTLTGSIGVVTGKFILQKLYERIDFNKEILSKGRYAELNAADQRPLRPDEAELFEKSAQNAYALFRDKAAMSRSMSVDQMENVAQGRVWSGQDAASRGLVDSLGGFSQAVAIAKQKANIPHDRKVRLVEVSKPTPTLPEILSGIGGSLLGVDRAVKGVLQDITSLNGVQARMDGILFERLEDLSGENQLFLFIKDIVNYFD